The Polyangium mundeleinium genome contains the following window.
GCGCGTCCAATACTGCCTGTAATGCATTAATTTCGAATTCTACTTGGCGTTGTGCCATACGGCCAAATGTCAAAAAATTGGCGATTTGTGCGAGTAGTCCGCCCCTGGCGTCACCGGAGGTTGATTGGTTTTTTAGCCTTGATCCCAAGGACGTCGATGGCCGTACATCAGTCATCGCACCCGTAGCCGCCTGTGCCAAATGCACCCGCGTATCCTTTACATAGACCAGCTTGCCGACGGTATTCTCATTGTTCATCCACCATTCGTCGCTGTGACGGATGATGTTTTTGCCCTCAGCGCGTACTGTCGGAGAAAACGTCTTGGGTTCACAGATGCCCTCGGTCGTTCCCGATTTGATGCCTTTGCCAGTACCCGGCGAGTCACCTGTGCATGTCGTGATGATCGATCCAGTGGTATGCGTGCGCAGCCTGGTCATTCGCACGCTCTTGGTAGTGTCGGCGTGATCGCTTTGCTTAGCGACGATCGAGTAGGGCACCGGTACCATGGCGGAGCCAACCGGCGTCAGACAAACGTCGGGGCAAGTCGAAATCACGAGCCCTTCGGGGGTGCCACGGCTGCCCTCGCGCGGATAACTCATGCGGGTGCCTCCGTCCGTTCGAGCCCATGCAGGCCAAGTCTCGGCATATTCACGAGCGATGCATCACCTTGCGCGGCTACGAAGAGATCGATCCAGGAGAAGCCCTTACCCATGGCGATCCAGCCGCGCCAGGTCATATCGACGCGCCAGGGCTGGGTACGCGCGTCAATATGCAAACCGTCGCAGTTCAGAAGTGCTGTCACTCGGCGACCGTCGACCCAGGAGAAACGTGCATAGGGTGATAGACGGGGTAGCCGAAAGCCAACGCTCCCACCGTCGGGCGATACGCCTTCGAGGCGTACGATCTCGTCACCGACGAGATAGCGCGGTAGAATCAGCCGCGGATGGGCGGTTTGGTAGAAGCGGTAGTCGAAGTCGGCAGGTAGAACGGGATGGCGCTCCTTCAGCCATGCCTCATCGTAGGTTCCGGCGTGCTTCTGCCGCCACGACCACCATGGCGGCACTGGCCCGAACCCCTGCGGTTCTGGCCGAGCGAAAGGATTGTCGATAGGCGCTGCCTCGCTATCGATCATAGGCATTGGCGATCTCGTCTCAGGTGGCGTCTGCGCACGGTCGAGTATGCCAGGCCCGATAGGGTTGCGCGGCTCGACGTCACCGTCTGGTGAGCCAAGGATCGGCCCACCAGCGGCAAACCTATAGTCGATCGCTACGCATTCAGCCTCCTTCACGTCACCCGGGCGCCAAGTGCGTCGATGATGCTCGTCTACGGGGGTCCAAACGCGCGGGCCGTGGACACGCAGCGTGCAGTCGTAATCGCCCACAATAACATCAACATACCACCTGGTGGAGCACCGGCCCTCGGGCGGGTATGCCGTTCCTAGTATCGTAACGTCGGCGAAAGGTTTGAATGGTACGATATCGCAGACGCCGACGAGCGGCGTGCGATGAGGATCGCCCTCATACTCGTCAGCGAGGATGAGATGTTGATCGGGCGCGAGCAGTAACCTCTTCTCGGGCGTTAGCAAGAAGCCTGCACGCACCGCGATTACTGCCATCGCGCTCCCATCACGGTGTATCTGCTCGAAGCCGAGCGCGGCGAAAGGTGTTGCGTTGGTAGCCAGCATCGAGCGCCTCAGGTCAAGTCGCGACTCAGCGCTAATTCAAATCAATGGGATCTCCCCACACCTGAACATGTCCAGTCGAGCTCACCGTAATATCCGACCCGGAAATTACAATCCTCCCCGACTTCTCCATTACGATCCTCGACTCCCCGCAGACGATCTCGATCTTCTCCCCCACATTCGTAGTCTGCGTCTTTCCAATGGCCACCACCTGATGCCGTCCCACCTCTACCGTCTCGTCGTTCCCCACGCCGCGCGCTCGATTCATCCCCACCATCTCCCGCGCGCAGTTCATTACGAGCTTTATGAAATCGTTCCCGACCGTCTGGCTCTCGTTGTTGCCGATTGCCGACTCCCTATCCCGTCCGATCATTACACTCTCATCATTCTTGACGAGCTTCGTCAGATCCTTCTCCGCCTGCATCCGGACGAGCTCTTTCCCCACCGCATCCTCGAACATGATCTCATTGTACCCCCCACCCCCGCCCGTTGAATTGCTCTTCCACCCGCTCTGCGTCTTGTTCTCCGGCAGCTTGTACGGCGTCTTCTGCAGATTCGTGTACACCCGCCCCACGATCACAGGGCGGTCCGGATCCCCCCCGAGGAAATCCACAAGCACCTCCTGCCCGATCCTCGGCAGGTTCGTCGCTCCGTACCCCGCCCCGCCCCACGGCTGACTTACGTGGATCCAGCACGAGCTGTTGTCGTCCATCTGGCTCGCGCGATCCCAATGGAAATGCACCCGCACCCGGCCAAACTCGTCCGTGTGTATCTCCTCGCCCGGCGGACCCACCACCGTCGCGCTCTCCACCCCGTTCACCTTCGGCTTCGGTGTCTCCACCGGCGGCCGATACGGGACTTCCGCGCTCCTCGACACGCAATGGTGTACCGTCTCGCCATAAGACGTCCCCTCGTGCACCGCCTCCACGACGAGCTGCCGCTCTCGATTCAGTTTCTCCCGCAGGTGCCCTTTGATCTGGAACACCAACCCGGGTGCCAGGTCGAGCGCGTTCGTCATGAACGTACACGTCTTCGCGTTCGCCCGCTTCGCCTCCAGGCGTTTCTGCGCGAGCTGTGCCGCCTCCCCCTCGTCCGTCCGCGCTTTCCCCTTGTCGTCCGCACTGGGCGTATCGTCGCCCTTCGTGGCGCCGAAAAGGAACGCCCCGGGCGTATAATGATATCGCTCGAGCTTCTTCTCGATCTCGACGTTGGCCCCTTCTGCGCTTGACATCAGCTTGAAGTTGGCGGCCCTGCGGTAGTCGTGGTCCCGCATCGTGTAGCGGCCAGGGCGCACCTCCTGGCCCACATTTACCTGCGTCACGTACTCGCCCGTCACCATCGACACATCGTCGTGGAACGCGAGCGCGTGTGCGCGCGGCTCGGCCCGCTGCGGCGCGTCTGCGAGCACAAGACGCATCTTGTCTTCGCTCTGCTCGAAGTAGAACGAGATGCCCGCGTCCTCCAGCATCCGACAGAGGAATGTGTAGTCGGTCTCTGCGTACTGGACCCGGTACTTGCGCTTCTTGTACGTCCCCGAGAGCTTGCGCACCGGCTCGATACCCCAGTCGTCCAAGACCTCGAGGGCGATGTCGAGCTCCGACTTCTGCTGGAACATGTAGTAGTCGCGTCGCTGTGTCAGGAGCCACAGCTCGGGGACAATGGTCAGCCGGTAGATCGACTGCCCCTTCTCATCACCGCCCACGTGCTGGATGTGGTTACAGATCCCTGCCCAGAAGCGCTCGTGGCCAGCATGGATCGTGAAGCGGGCTGGCTGCCCAAGGACCCGATCGAAGTCGATGTCGTGTTCGTCGGTGTGTACGGTCAGGTTGACCTCGAAGAGCGACGACATCGCCTCCCGCACCGAGAAACGCCGCACGTCGAGCGCGTCGCCAGAGGCCACCGTGACGCTCAGGTTCGGCCGCTGCTGTGCCTGGTTGCGCAATTGATCGAGCCCGTTCGACATCACGACCCCTCGAGGTTCGCTTACACGGCACGACTGCATCTAAATGTCCGCCCGTGCCCGCGAGGATGCGTGCGACATCCTTGGGGATCCGAGTCCGTGTGAGCGTTCACGAAGAACCGTACGGTGTCCCAGCTTCGTGCGTCAACACTGTTCTGAGGCTTTCGTGGGTCTTGGATCAGGGGCGAACTCCGGCTATCCTCGCCCCCACAGAGCGGTCGACGTTCGAGGGTGGTCGCGATGGGGCACGTGGTGAGCAAGCTGGCTTGGGGCACGATCGACGTGGACACGACGCTGGGCCGCGTTTTCTTCCAGCAGGATTGGGCCTACAAGTGGGAGTTCGAGGCGCCGGAGACGGCGTGGACGTACCAGGAACAACTTGCGTTCCACACCAAGGTGGATCGGCAAATCTGGTCGTCCTGGAGCAATCGCGTCACCCTTGGGGTCAAGGGCAAGCATTGGATGGTCACGAGGTTCGGCCGTGCCGGTCTGCGCATCAACTTCGATATCCGTTGGCGGACTGTCAAGCAAACTGCCCAATGGAGCATCCGCGCGGTGAAGACAAAGAGAGACGATGCGCGAAGCGAGACCGTGTTCCCCCTGCGCAAGAGCACGCTCATCGTTTCGGACGCGGAGCCTCACGGCGTGATGAACGAAAGCAAAGCGAAAGCTTATGATTTTGTCTCGCCCCCGCATGAATTTGGCCACATGCTCGGTGATTTGGCGGATGAGTATTATGCAAACAGTCCCCATATACGGGATAAGAATAGCATCATGAATATCGGCCGATACCTCCGAGCGCGGCATATGGCCGAGGTGCTTCGCCAGCTCGGAACCATGCTTCCGGGCTGCACATTCTGGGTGCGCGACATTCGCTGAAATGACGAAGAAAGCAAACCCACGCGCAAGCCGCGATGAACCGATCTCGACGGCCCGTACAGCCACCTTAGCGTTCGTTGGATAGTGAACGCGGAAGCCCACCGGTTTATGAAGCAGTGGGCTTCCGCATTCTGGGACGAGTTCAGGTCGACGTGACCTCGGCGAGCTCGGGAATCCCCTCGTACAGCGGCTTCAGGGTACCGAGGCTGAGCTCGGCATGTGTCCGCGCCTGCCGCTTGTAGCGGTAGATCATCTGCGACGACTTGTGCCCCGTCCTGTCGGTGATCCACGCCTCGGTCTTGCCGGCGGCGAGGTGCACGGTGACGAAGGTCGCTCGCAGATCGTGCGCCCGGAGCCGGATGCGCGTGCCGCTCGCCTCGAACAACTGCGGCCGGTGAACGCCCGCCTTCTTCAGGTACTCGCGCAGGTCCTCCGCGGCGCTGAACCTGTTCACGGTGTTCCCGAAGCGGTCGACGAGGACGGGCTTGCTAGGCGCGCGGCTGCCGGCGAAGTGCTTCTTCCACCGGCGAAGCGCCTCGACGTCGCCGGGATCGAGCGCCCAGGTGCGCGGTTCGTCCGTCTTGTTGTGGTCGAGGTTGACCGCCCCTCGGTCGAGGTCGAGATCGGACCACTCGAGCAAGAGCAGCTCGGAGACACGGAAGCCTTCGCGCGCCAGGAGCCCGTAGAAGAGCCGCTTGACGAGCGGGATCCCACGGCAGGCGAGCAGCTTGGCGTCCTCGTCGGGGTACACGTACGACTTGGCCTTGTTCGTGTCCGCCTTCGGCAAGAACCCCTTCGGCAGAGGGTTCCCCGACAGCAACTTTGCGGGGTAGACCGCGAGCACGAAGAGCCTGTTGATGGCCTGCATGACCTGGCGACGTGACCCCCTGCTGAACGTCGGGCCGACCGGAGGCAGCGACTCGAGCACCTTCTCCGTGAGGGTGAGCCCCGCCGGCCCCTCGAAGTCCGACATCGGATGGCTTCCGATGATCGGGTAGACGTACATCCTGAGCCGCCCCTCGTCGGCATTCGCGGTGCGCTTCAGCTTGACGTGGTCCGGGTAGCGCTTGGCAAGCTCGCCGGTCGTCCAGAGGCGCCCGAACTGCTCGAACGTGATGCGCTCTGCGTCGCCCGCCACGACTCGGGTGACGGGCACGGGCGCCGGCCCGGAGTGCTCGACGTTCTTGCGGTACCAGACCTCGGCATACTTCTCGGCCTCTGTCTCGGTCGTGACCAGCACGCCGGCTTCTTCGTCGAGGCGGTGGGTGCGTCGCTTCCCCTCCGCGTCGTAGTACTTCACGACGAAGCGCCCGCCCTCCTGGTAGACGCGCCAGGGCCGCCGAACGCGGCTCGGCTGCGTCGATGGCGGCGCAGCAGACGTCGTCGATGTGGCCTCCCTGAGCCGCCTGCGCGCCTCGGCCTCGTCCGTCGTGCCGAGCGGCACCTCCTCGCTGTTGATGACTGCGGTCCAGACCTTGGAGCGGCCTCGCTGCCGTAGAAGTCGCGGCCCGCCGGGCGAGCCCTCCTTCTTCGTCCCCATGAAGATCCCGTCGGCGTCTTCGCTCGGCGAAGCCGCCAGCAGACGCGTCACGCTCGAGGCGTCGACGCGCACGGTATTCGGTCCGATACGGCGGGAGACGAGCCGGCCGGCGTTGATCCACCGACGCACCGTCTTCGTCGCGACGCGCAGAACGCGTGCGACTTCCTCCACCGTGAGGAGCTCGACGCCGTGATGGATGGCGGGGACCTGCGTGTGCAGGGGGAGCTCTTCGCTTCTCTTATTCCCGCGGCGGCCTTCCGTTGTGCAACGCGACGGACGGGCCTTCTCGGCGCACAGCTGCTCCCTGCCGAACGTCGAAGCGTCGGCGTCACCTGCGAGAGGGTGACGAGGGGCGGAGTGGTCCACGTTGGGTCACTCTCGGGAGACGCCCATGCCTGCGAGCGCTCGACCACGTGTCCGGCGTGAGCCGCGCGCCCCATGAGCCGAGGACGCGCCGAACCTCGCTCGTCCGATCGAGCCGCTCTTGGCGTGCATGCCTGGGTGCTACCCCAGGTGCGCGACGCCCTTACCGCAAACGAGTGCTTCGATCTTGCGGTGGATGTCAGGAGGAAGCGGTCGGATCGTCTCCCGAAGGTGGCGATGCCGTGTCGTCTCGGGTCGCCAAGATCGCGTCGTTCCACGCCCTCATCACCGCATGCTCGACTTGAACGGGATGGCCCCTTGCCACGAGCAGGTGCACCACGTACTCGAGGATCTCGGTGCCGCCGACGGGGTCATCATCAAACGCGCGCACCGCGTGCTCTGGGGTCTTGAAGCGGCCAGCACGTTGCTCATGTTCGCCGAGCGCTGCGGAGATCTTCTCGAGCGAGTCGGGCCCGATCGTGGTCAACTTGCTGGACACGACCTCCGCGACCCTCCGCCACGGGCCCACGTCGGCTTTGCGGCGCGAGAGCAACGCCTCGACGATCTTCGGGACCAGCTCCTCGGGAAGTTCCAACGCCCAAAACTTGAAGTGCGCGCGCACGAGCCCGGCCAGCTCGTTCCTGAACGAGGCGTCGCCGTCCGGGCTCCGGCGAGGCAAGCCCTGTCTCTCCCTTTCAACCTGCGCCGCTTTCCACGTCGCGGTGTGCTCTTTGGCGAGGTCCACGAGCTCGCCCAGGGCCTGCGCCGTTCGCACCTGCCTCACGAGCTCTTGGCGATGGTCACGGTGCCGGAGAACGAGGTTGACCACGTCGCGCAGGATCGCGTCTGCGCCGCTGACCTCCTGGATCGCGCGGCGATTCTTGCGATCGCTCGCGGTCGAGCGCGGCTCGTCGGCAGGCTGGTGCCGCTGCTCGTGCTCGACGGCGAGCCGGAGCAGCTCGAGCGCCGCCTCGCCGAGCGTCGCCATCGATAGCTCGTAGAGGCGCGCTCCGATCTTGGGCATCGGAGACCTACGCGGTCGCGTCGTTTTGCGCTGCGCCGCTTTCGTGAGGCTTTTGCTGCTCGACCGCGACTTGGTCACGAGAACCTGAACATAGCTCACTTCATTTCCGGCAGGGCGCGCTCGAGAGGGGGCGAAGATCCCGGCGAACCACGCCAGGAGGATCGAGATTGGAGGAGATCTGGATGATGGAGCTGTGCCGAGGGCGACGTTGCAACTCCTCGGGCGTCAACCGCAGCGAGGCGTTCCCCGACACGGCAGCGTGCCTCCGGGCTGAATCCTTGGCGCCGAGAGGAGGTACGACGTGAGCCCCTCCATCGGCGCTATGGCGACCAACGTCGTCAAGCTCGGGACGGTGCACGTGCCCGAGTTCTATTGGCCGCTCGTCGCCGAGCTTCTTCAGATGCTCGCGGTCACGCCGACCACGCCCACCGCCGGGGTGCCGAGCATGGTGACCGGGGACAAGGACGCGATCGGCATCGCGGGCCCGTTCACGACGGCGCAGCCGGCCATGGCCGCACCGCCAACCGAGTCGGTGACAGACGCAGCTCCAACGACCACGCCCGGCACCGAGAAGCGGGACGCCGAGGGAGGCACCATCGTCCCCGGCGCCTCTCCAGGCACAGGGGCGGCTCCGGCCGCCGCAGCCCCGGCCGAAGATCAGCCTCCACCGCTTCCGGCTCTGCCTACACGGCCTCGCGAGCGTCGATCGTCGCCTCGTCGACGGTGTCGACGGTCGGGGCCCAGCATGGCGGAGCCGATCAGCTCCCGCACCACCAATACGGCGGAGCGGTCGGTCATGATGCACGCCCCGGCGCCGGCGGCGCGCTGCGCGACATGCGGCACCCCCGGCGTTCGCACCGAGGCGTTGGACTGCGGCGTGTGCGACGAGCTCTTCATCCTCGGCGGCCAGCTCGTGGTCTCGCTGGACGGCCTGGACGAGGAGCTGGCCGCTGGCGGTCTGTACTGCGAGAGCTGTGGCGAACGGCGCCCCCCTTTCGAGCACCTCGCCTGCACCGGCTGCTCTGCACCGGCGCGTCACATCGGGGACGTCCTGGCTCACAACCGCCGCGGGCAAGGCAGATGCGCCGCCGATGCAGTCGCGGACGCTCCAGTCGAGCTCCCCGACGATGGGATTACGACGGACCCCGAGATCGAAGCGCTGCTCCCGCGCGAGTCGAACGAGGAGTACGCCCTGCTCGAGCAGGATCTGCGCGCCCACGGCTGCGTGGCTCCGCTCGTCGTCTGGCAAGACGGCCCGCGTCAGGTTCTCCTCGATGGCCACACCCGGCGCGCGATCTGCCGGACCCGCCGCATCTTCTACGAGAAGAAGATCCTAGAGTTCCCTGATCGGACGTCCGCCATCCTATGGGTCATCGAGAACCAACTCGGCCGGCGGAACCTCACGCCCGAGGCGCAGGCGTACCTGCGCGGTCGCATCTACAACCTGGAGAAGCGGCAGGGGGCCCGCACCGACCTCGATACTTCTCGCCAGGGTGGCGAGAAGTTGTCGGAGCGGCTGGCAGATGTTTACAAAGTGGGCAGTCGCACGATCGAGCGTGACGGTCGGTTTGCCGCGCACCTCGACGACCTCGCCGCGGTGTACGGGGCGGCCATCAAGAACGCCGTGCTCGCGCGCGACGCCAAGATGACGCGCGCCGAGGTGGCCAAGGCGGTCGGGCTGGACGCTCTCACCCAGGCTCGCGTCGTCGCGCGGGTCCAGCAAGGCGAGGCGGCCATTGACGTGATCTGCGAGGCTCTGCGGGACCGTGGGTTGAACGACCGCCTCTCCCGGCGAGCACATGCCGCGGAGGCAGAGGAAGACGCGGGTGATGCCGAGGCATCGACGAGCTCGGGCGAGCCCCACGGCCACGCAGACGCCAGCCCTGGTCATTCCGGAGCTGGGGGGCTCCTGTCCCAGGGCGAGGAGCTTGTTATCCCACCCGCGGTACCGCAGGGTTTCATGATGCCGATCGATCCCGCGGGTGCGCGCCGCCTGCCTGCCTCCCGCGCCGAGGATCTCGCCAGCACGGATGAAGTTGAAATCGATGATCAGGAGTTGGCTAGCATTCCGCGGGCGCTCGCCGACGCACGAGACAAGCTGAAACGCTCGAAGCCGGGCAGGATGAACGCCGATCTCGTGTCGACCGTGCGTAAATTCCTCACCCAGATCGACCGCGAGCTGCGGCTCCACGAAGAGGCCGCCACTGGAAGCGGCTGAATAGCTTCTGACCTACATAGCGGGCGTCGGCCCGGCCCTCGTGGAAGGGTGCGCTGGCCCAGCGAAAACGGGCGGCCTTACGCCCCCCGCCCGGGTCAGGCGCACGGGAGCATGGCCCGAGCGGCGCGGAACGACAGTATTAAAGCAGCACCGAACCGCGAAAGACCCGTTGACGTCGGAGAACTTCCCGAGCCCGCGGCCATCTGGTGTTCCTCTGTCGAGCGGCGGATGTAGAGTGCGACGCGGGCGCAGGTGCGGGGCGAGCGGTTTGTCGGAGACCGCACTCGCCGAGCGTGAGGGCCTGGAGGCGTGGGGGGTAGCCGTCGGGGCCGAGGTGACCGCGGCGACGGCGGGGGCTGGGCCTGGTTCTGGTGGTGATGGCTGCGGCGAGGCTGTAGCAGCGCTCGGGCGTGTCGAGGGGCGGCGCGTCCGGGGGCGTACGAGGTCGCGATGTCGTTGCGGTCTCGGGGCGTGAGGTGAAGGCAGCCTTGTTCTGCGCCTTCATCCGCCCCGCGCGAGCCATCTCGGCGCGCCGCCGTTCTGCGCCGGATCGCCGCAAACTGCTCGGGCGTCACACCCACGGTCTGGCGACTGAGCTTCGCGATGCTGTACTGCCAGAGGAGCGCCGACTTGACCGGGGCAACGTCTTCGGGGTCCTCATCGGGCTAGGCATCAGCTACGCGGTAGTAATCGTCGTCAACGAGCCGCCAGACATCCCCCTCGTCGGGCCCGTAGATCGTCGGGCCCATAGACGACCTCTTCGACCTCGCCATGGGCGCCGGGCTGGGCTTCCTGCGGCAGAACCTGCTCTTCCATCACCGTTACCTCGGGAAGCGGCAAGCGGCAAGGATACTACAAGCTTGTCACCTTGGCCAGGTCACCAGGCGCCCCTCTCCGGGGTTTGAAATTCCGAGAGTCGATAGCACGGCATCTGCCTGTTCATGTTTGTCCGGGAACGTACTTGTTTCAGAAGAACAAGTAGTTGTTCCGTCGCTGACTACTTGTCGCGCGCGTTCTTCTTTCGGCTTGAAACGAAGGCTTTTGCGCGATCGGTACAAGTCCTTGTTGTGCCATGAAGACCTGCAGAAGGGGGTGGGGTTCCCTTTCTGCGATGCCCCGTGATGGAATACCCACAGCATGGATATTACCTATACGGCAGGCGACGCGGTCCGGGTCTCCGGGTTGCGTTATAAGAAGCTGGACGAGATTCTCCGCAGCGGGCTCCTCAAGCCCAGCGCCGGAGGAGGTCAGGGGCGCGGCTCGCCGCGTCGGTTCACAGCCCGAGATCTGCTCGCGCTGCGGCTCGCGCGGGAGATCTTGAAGGCCGGCATCCGCGTGCGGACGATGGTCGGGGCCTTGCGCTACGTGCAGCGGGGCCACGGGTTCCCCGAGCTTCACGAACTCGTGAACGTGGCCATCTGGACCGATGGGCAAGAAGTCGCGTTGTTCGACAAGACAAAGAAGAAGTCGGCCGCGAGCTCGAGCGAGCGGTGCGTGAGCCACGTCGTTGACCTCGGTCCCGCCGCAGAGCACGTGCGGCGTGGGATCGAGCGGATCGCGAACACGGAAGCGCAGCGCCGAAAGAACAACAACGGACGTTGAAAAAAGAACGGCTCCATCCGCCAGGTCTGCCGGGCCGCGGATGGGGCCATCCAAGGAGATGACAGTGAATCTAGCATACGCTTCCAC
Protein-coding sequences here:
- a CDS encoding tyrosine-type recombinase/integrase yields the protein MEEVARVLRVATKTVRRWINAGRLVSRRIGPNTVRVDASSVTRLLAASPSEDADGIFMGTKKEGSPGGPRLLRQRGRSKVWTAVINSEEVPLGTTDEAEARRRLREATSTTSAAPPSTQPSRVRRPWRVYQEGGRFVVKYYDAEGKRRTHRLDEEAGVLVTTETEAEKYAEVWYRKNVEHSGPAPVPVTRVVAGDAERITFEQFGRLWTTGELAKRYPDHVKLKRTANADEGRLRMYVYPIIGSHPMSDFEGPAGLTLTEKVLESLPPVGPTFSRGSRRQVMQAINRLFVLAVYPAKLLSGNPLPKGFLPKADTNKAKSYVYPDEDAKLLACRGIPLVKRLFYGLLAREGFRVSELLLLEWSDLDLDRGAVNLDHNKTDEPRTWALDPGDVEALRRWKKHFAGSRAPSKPVLVDRFGNTVNRFSAAEDLREYLKKAGVHRPQLFEASGTRIRLRAHDLRATFVTVHLAAGKTEAWITDRTGHKSSQMIYRYKRQARTHAELSLGTLKPLYEGIPELAEVTST
- a CDS encoding MerR family transcriptional regulator, producing MDITYTAGDAVRVSGLRYKKLDEILRSGLLKPSAGGGQGRGSPRRFTARDLLALRLAREILKAGIRVRTMVGALRYVQRGHGFPELHELVNVAIWTDGQEVALFDKTKKKSAASSSERCVSHVVDLGPAAEHVRRGIERIANTEAQRRKNNNGR
- a CDS encoding DUF2169 family type VI secretion system accessory protein gives rise to the protein MLATNATPFAALGFEQIHRDGSAMAVIAVRAGFLLTPEKRLLLAPDQHLILADEYEGDPHRTPLVGVCDIVPFKPFADVTILGTAYPPEGRCSTRWYVDVIVGDYDCTLRVHGPRVWTPVDEHHRRTWRPGDVKEAECVAIDYRFAAGGPILGSPDGDVEPRNPIGPGILDRAQTPPETRSPMPMIDSEAAPIDNPFARPEPQGFGPVPPWWSWRQKHAGTYDEAWLKERHPVLPADFDYRFYQTAHPRLILPRYLVGDEIVRLEGVSPDGGSVGFRLPRLSPYARFSWVDGRRVTALLNCDGLHIDARTQPWRVDMTWRGWIAMGKGFSWIDLFVAAQGDASLVNMPRLGLHGLERTEAPA
- a CDS encoding type VI secretion system Vgr family protein; amino-acid sequence: MSNGLDQLRNQAQQRPNLSVTVASGDALDVRRFSVREAMSSLFEVNLTVHTDEHDIDFDRVLGQPARFTIHAGHERFWAGICNHIQHVGGDEKGQSIYRLTIVPELWLLTQRRDYYMFQQKSELDIALEVLDDWGIEPVRKLSGTYKKRKYRVQYAETDYTFLCRMLEDAGISFYFEQSEDKMRLVLADAPQRAEPRAHALAFHDDVSMVTGEYVTQVNVGQEVRPGRYTMRDHDYRRAANFKLMSSAEGANVEIEKKLERYHYTPGAFLFGATKGDDTPSADDKGKARTDEGEAAQLAQKRLEAKRANAKTCTFMTNALDLAPGLVFQIKGHLREKLNRERQLVVEAVHEGTSYGETVHHCVSRSAEVPYRPPVETPKPKVNGVESATVVGPPGEEIHTDEFGRVRVHFHWDRASQMDDNSSCWIHVSQPWGGAGYGATNLPRIGQEVLVDFLGGDPDRPVIVGRVYTNLQKTPYKLPENKTQSGWKSNSTGGGGGYNEIMFEDAVGKELVRMQAEKDLTKLVKNDESVMIGRDRESAIGNNESQTVGNDFIKLVMNCAREMVGMNRARGVGNDETVEVGRHQVVAIGKTQTTNVGEKIEIVCGESRIVMEKSGRIVISGSDITVSSTGHVQVWGDPIDLN